From the Castor canadensis chromosome 9, mCasCan1.hap1v2, whole genome shotgun sequence genome, one window contains:
- the LOC109702472 gene encoding oligosaccharyltransferase complex subunit OSTC-like — MESLYQVPFLMLECPNLKLKKPPWVHMPSAMMVYTLVVVSYFLTPGGIIYNVVVEPPSIGSMSDEHGHQRPVAFLAYRVNGQYIMEGLASSFLYTMGGLGS, encoded by the coding sequence ATGGAGAGTTTGTACCAAGTCCCATTCTTGATGCTAGAATGTCCCAATCTGAAACTGAAGAAGCCACCCTGGGTGCACATGCCATCTGCCATGATGGTATACACCCTGGTGGTGGTATCCTATTTCCTCACCCCTGGAGGAATAATTTATAATGTTGTTGTTGAACCTCCAAGCATTGGCTCTATGAGTGACGAACATGGGCATCAGAGGCCAGTAGCTTTCTTGGCCTACAGAGTAAATGGGCAGTACATTATGGAAGGGCTTGCATCCAGCTTCCTGTATACAATGGGAGGTTTAGGTTCATAA